From Bacillus sp. FSL K6-3431, the proteins below share one genomic window:
- a CDS encoding replication initiation and membrane attachment family protein encodes MKQHWNEVQPVDSFSVTMNGTLHQHDKKIITFLYQPLIGPICTSFYTTLWHAVEENRLWSEEWSHYHLMNLLGLNLQDIYHARLKLEGIGLLKTYIKSEREARSFVYELQSPLSAEQFFTDGMLNIYLYQKLGQSHFLKLKKTFTDKQMDTQAYQEVTRSFQDVFTSLGEQSLQNIDGHEASELEQGQAFFKKEEASQIYIDGKGFDFDLLLAGLTEMMVPRKFFTEAVKDSIAKLSFIYGINAIQMQNIVLASVTADHHLDIDELRKAARDWYQMENEDKLPQLIDRHQPLNHRESNTQRDTPESRLVYYLETVSPRQLLIDLSDGATPAKSDLHAVEDIMFQQKLLPGVTNVLIHYVMLRTDMKLSKNYLEKIASHWSRKKITTVQSAMEIAKSEHRQYQEWATGNKDTKQRKNKVTRKEKLPDWFVSNEKSSETVKKVESKELEEKRRRAEEIQRKYKKNGGEKGGAD; translated from the coding sequence ATGAAGCAGCATTGGAATGAAGTTCAGCCAGTCGACTCATTTTCAGTTACAATGAATGGTACTTTGCATCAACATGACAAAAAAATTATTACGTTCTTATACCAGCCGTTGATCGGACCTATTTGTACAAGTTTCTATACTACACTTTGGCACGCAGTAGAAGAAAATAGATTGTGGTCCGAAGAATGGTCCCATTATCATTTAATGAATTTACTTGGATTAAACCTGCAAGATATTTACCATGCAAGACTGAAACTTGAGGGAATAGGCTTATTAAAAACATATATAAAAAGCGAAAGAGAAGCTAGATCGTTTGTTTATGAATTACAGTCTCCGCTTTCAGCTGAGCAATTTTTTACTGATGGTATGCTTAATATTTATTTATATCAAAAACTAGGTCAATCGCATTTTCTTAAGCTGAAAAAAACATTTACTGACAAGCAGATGGATACACAAGCATATCAAGAAGTTACCCGATCCTTTCAAGATGTATTTACCTCGTTGGGGGAACAAAGCCTTCAAAACATTGACGGTCATGAAGCAAGTGAGCTAGAACAAGGCCAAGCCTTTTTTAAAAAAGAAGAAGCAAGTCAGATTTATATTGATGGAAAAGGCTTTGATTTTGATTTATTACTTGCGGGACTTACTGAAATGATGGTTCCTAGAAAGTTTTTCACAGAGGCGGTAAAAGACTCTATTGCTAAGCTATCTTTTATATACGGAATCAATGCAATTCAAATGCAAAATATTGTACTTGCAAGTGTGACGGCTGACCATCATCTTGATATTGATGAGCTTCGTAAAGCAGCACGCGATTGGTATCAGATGGAAAATGAAGATAAACTACCACAACTAATTGATCGTCATCAACCACTTAATCATCGTGAAAGTAACACACAAAGGGATACACCAGAAAGTCGACTCGTTTATTATTTAGAGACTGTTTCTCCGCGGCAATTGCTTATTGACTTATCTGATGGTGCGACACCTGCAAAATCTGATCTTCACGCAGTTGAAGATATAATGTTTCAACAGAAGCTACTGCCAGGGGTCACTAATGTACTTATTCATTATGTAATGTTAAGAACGGATATGAAATTATCCAAAAATTATTTGGAAAAAATCGCATCCCATTGGTCAAGAAAAAAAATTACAACTGTTCAATCAGCGATGGAAATTGCCAAAAGTGAACATCGTCAATATCAAGAATGGGCAACAGGGAATAAAGACACGAAACAACGAAAAAACAAAGTTACACGTAAAGAAAAATTACCTGATTGGTTCGTCTCTAATGAGAAATCTAGTGAGACAGTAAAAAAAGTAGAATCTAAGGAATTAGAAGAGAAACGTCGACGAGCAGAAGAAATTCAAAGAAAATACAAGAAAAATGGAGGTGAAAAAGGTGGAGCGGATTAA
- the dnaI gene encoding primosomal protein DnaI, protein MERINETLSKLSKSPGFQERYEDLKAEVLSNSEIQSFIKANQGSITNEIIENHLMKLYEYMTQTKKCKDCPGLGHCVNMMQGYEPSLVLEGNVIEVRYRPCPSKLVHDERKKAEKLIKSIYVPKEILAASFADFSLDSPGRIHAFEYAEQFASKYDPGSAMKGLYLYGSFGIGKSYLLGAIANQLAEKEISSLIVYVPEFLREMKQSLGDQTLNSKLEAVKNAKILMLDDIGAEAMSSWTRDEVLGSILQFRMHEQLPTFFTSNFDFNGLEHHLTYTQRGEEEKMKAARIMERIKYLSTPIKLDGPNRRHQ, encoded by the coding sequence GTGGAGCGGATTAATGAGACGCTTAGCAAACTATCAAAATCACCAGGTTTTCAAGAGCGATACGAAGACTTAAAAGCAGAAGTTTTATCAAACTCGGAAATACAGTCTTTTATTAAGGCTAATCAAGGCAGTATTACAAATGAGATTATTGAAAATCATTTGATGAAACTTTATGAGTATATGACACAGACAAAAAAGTGTAAGGATTGTCCAGGCCTTGGTCATTGTGTAAATATGATGCAGGGGTATGAACCTTCTCTTGTATTGGAAGGTAATGTAATTGAAGTGCGATATCGTCCTTGTCCATCAAAACTCGTTCATGATGAACGTAAAAAAGCGGAAAAACTGATTAAAAGTATTTATGTGCCAAAAGAAATTCTGGCTGCTTCATTTGCGGATTTCTCATTGGATAGTCCTGGAAGAATACATGCATTTGAGTATGCAGAACAATTTGCATCTAAATATGATCCTGGAAGCGCGATGAAGGGATTGTATTTATATGGAAGCTTCGGTATCGGGAAATCTTATCTGCTCGGGGCAATTGCGAATCAGCTAGCTGAAAAGGAAATATCTTCTTTGATCGTATATGTCCCAGAATTTTTGCGGGAAATGAAACAATCTCTTGGGGATCAAACATTAAATTCCAAACTTGAAGCAGTGAAAAATGCCAAAATTCTTATGCTTGATGATATTGGAGCAGAAGCAATGTCAAGCTGGACAAGAGATGAAGTTTTAGGTTCCATTCTACAATTCAGAATGCATGAGCAGCTACCAACCTTTTTTACTTCTAATTTTGATTTCAACGGACTTGAGCATCATTTAACATATACGCAACGTGGAGAAGAAGAGAAAATGAAAGCAGCAAGAATTATGGAGCGTATAAAATATTTATCAACCCCTATTAAATTAGATGGGCCAAATCGAAGACATCAATGA